A portion of the Acanthopagrus latus isolate v.2019 chromosome 21, fAcaLat1.1, whole genome shotgun sequence genome contains these proteins:
- the LOC119011063 gene encoding uncharacterized protein LOC119011063 isoform X3 — protein sequence MSKRKHNVTPNTEETDWLRENVPRRTLTRWKKRKINKTLSDIEKHTAQRHEIDEDASQSKEQRAEPFTLTQEVDDDASQREEHRAEPFTLTQESDEDASQREEQRAEPFTLPQDNVPQAIDDVHTHGLTEEQSCISILSFALRHNTTGVLMEDLLKLLKLHSAGTSAVPASKYFLEKPLAGIVDQFEQHHYCSICTKYLGTSQSQEETLTCVSCSSSITVKASLQEGHFFISIPLKDQLKDILENQGMHDLCFPADDSSRQVVNDICDGTLYQALQSNSEEDFLSLTFNCDGVPVFQSSKFSIWPILCCVNEIPPESRDKHVLLCALWFGSKKPDMTCFFKPFVEECANLSQTGFKWHHPIDQSWRHVKVHPLCCVCDAVARPLLQNFKQFNGEYGCGVCLHPGVQTRKGQGNSRVYTCSDEKPSDRNHKTTVEIGQIAEKEGKTILGIKGPSAIVDLAKFDLINGMVPDYMHCVLLGVCRQMATLWIDSKSYSEPWYIGTQTAIMDRHLLSIKPPGIVARVPRSLTERKFWKAHEWQHWLLYYSLPVLKGILPQKYHSHWALLIEGVSILLGCELSTEQINHAHDALVYFVGGVQALYGEGHMTFNVHSLLHLSQSVVHWGPLWAHSAFMFEAFNGYLLKQVKSSQAVPQQICKRVMLSRAFPRLAKQFLTNAPAEVKDFCNEMRTEKHHVKKFAKFAEVTALGPPNVRLISVGDQAALHTVKQVPTNYVVNYYKRIAVNGEVVHGHTYSKTKQRNNSIVLLKDGSIFRVSHFVDMGDQCLYAIGNYGKCTVQKLARGSLIKTPLSYMSTVHFPTGFHKAINTTQVVGPCMYIQCPQSSSIVCRLLKTYYCK from the exons ATGtcgaaaagaaaacacaacgtTACTCCCAACACTGAAGAAACAGATTGGTTGAGAGAAAATGTTCCAAGACGTACTTTgacaagatggaaaaaaag gaaaatcaacaaaactTTGAGTGACATtgaaaaacacactgctcaACGACAT GAAATTGATGAAGATGCCAGCCAAAGcaaagagcagagagcagaaccgttcacattaacacag GAAGTTGATGATGATGCCAGCCAAAGAGAAGAGCATAGAGCAGAACCGTTCACATtaacacag GAAAGTGATGAAGATGCCAGccaaagagaagagcagagagcagaaccTTTCACCTTGCCACAG GACAATGTACCCCAAGCAATAGATGATGTCCACACCCATGGACTAACGGAAGAGCAAAGTTGCATCTCGATTCTCTCCTTTGCATTGAGACACAACACTACAGGTGTATTGATGGAAGACCTGCTGAAACTTTTAAAGTTACATTCTGCTGGGACAAGTGCAGTTCCAGCAAGCAAGTATTTTTTGGAGAAACCATTAGCTGGTATTGTAGATCAATTTGAACAACATCATTACTGCAGCATATGTACTAAGTACCTTGGCACTTCACAGTCACAAGAAGAAACACTTACATGCGTGTCATGTTCCTCATCCATAACAGTAAAAGCCAGTTTACAGGAAGGACATTTCTTTATCAGTATTCCATTAAAGGACCAACTGAAAGATATTCTTGAGAATCAGGGTATGCATGatctctgttttcctgctgatGACAGTAGTAGACAAGTAGTAAATGATATATGTGATGGCACCTTATATCAGGCCTTGCAGTCAAACAGTGAAGAGGATTTCCTGTCCCTTACATTTAATTGTGATGGTGTACCAGTCTTTCAGTCCTCTAAATTTAGTATTTGGCCAATACTGTGCTGTGTTAATGAGATACCCCCTGAGAGTAGAGATAAGCATGTACTTTTATGTGCTTTGTGGTTCGGTTCCAAAAAGCCAGACATGACCTGTTTCTTCAAACCATTTGTGGAGGAATGTGCCAATCTTTCACAAACTGGTTTTAAGTGGCATCATCCTATTGATCAGTCATGGAGACACGTGAAGGTGCATccattgtgctgtgtgtgtgatgcagtaGCAAGGCCTTTACTACAGAATTTTAAGCAATTTAATGGTGAATATGGCTGTGGAGTCTGCCTTCACCCTGGGGTGCAAACGAGGAAAGGACAAGGAAACTCAAGGGTTTACACATGTTCAGATGAAAAACCAAGTGACAGAAATCACAAAACCACAGTAGAAATAGGACAAATTGCTGAAAAAGAAGGGAAGACTATATTGGGCATAAAGGGCCCATCTGCCATTGTAGATTTAGCAAAGTTTGATCTAATCAATGGGATGGTCCCTGACTATATGCACTGTGTGTTGCTTGGCGTGTGTAGACAAATGGCGACTTTATGGATCGATTCTAAGAGCTATTCTGAGCCATGGTACATTGGCACACAAACAGCAATCATGGACAGACACCTCTTGTCTATAAAGCCACCAGGTATTGTTGCTCGAGTTCCAAGATCTCTCACTGAACGCAAGTTCTGGAAAGCCCATGAGTGGCAACACTGGCTTCTGTATTATAGCTTGCCAGTTCTGAAAGGCATACTTCCACAGAAGTATCACTCTCATTGGGCGTTACTGATAGAGGGCGTAAGCATTCTGTTGGGATGTGAATTAAGTACAGAGCAGATAAATCACGCCCATGATGCATTAGTATACTTTGTTGGAGGTGTGCAAGCGCTGTATGGGGAAGGGCACATGACATTCAATGTTCATTCACTTCTGCATTTAAGCCAGAGTGTTGTGCATTGGGGTCCATTGTGGGCCCACTCAGCCTTTATGTTTGAAGCTTTCAATGGATACCTCCtgaaacaagtaaaaagtaGTCAAGCTGTACCACAACAAATATGCAAACGAGTAATGTTGTCCCGGGCTTTTCCCCGTTTAGCAAAACAGTTCCTAACAAATGCACCAGCAGAAGTTAAAGATTTCTGTAATGAAATGAGAACCGAAAAGCATCATGTCAAGAAGTTTGCAAAGTTTGCTGAGGTGACTGCCCTTGGTCCACCAAATGTAAGATTAATATCTGTTGGTGATCAAGCTGCTCTCCACACAGTGAAACAGGTTCCCACAAACTATGTGGTGAATTACTACAAGAGAATTGCTGTAAATGGAGAAGTTGTACATGGACATAcctacagcaaaacaaaacaaagaaacaactctATTGTACTTTTGAAGGATGGGAGTATTTTTAGAGTCTCCCACTTTGTTGACATGGGTGATCAGTGTTTATACGCCATAGGGAACTATGGTAAATGCACAGTGCAGAAGTTAGCCAGAGGTTCTCTTATCAAAACTCCACTGAGCTATATGTCAACGGTGCACTTTCCCACAGGCTTTCACAAAGCCATAAACACTACTCAGGTAGTTGGACCATGTATGTATATTCAGTGTCCACAGTCCAGCTCGATTGTATGTCGGCTGCTGAAGACATATTACTGTAAATGA
- the LOC119011063 gene encoding uncharacterized protein LOC119011063 isoform X1, translating into MSKRKHNVTPNTEETDWLRENVPRRTLTRWKKRFVLRLFLNAGVINIVTVNVTVDCFLRKINKTLSDIEKHTAQRHEIDEDASQSKEQRAEPFTLTQEVDDDASQREEHRAEPFTLTQESDEDASQREEQRAEPFTLPQDNVPQAIDDVHTHGLTEEQSCISILSFALRHNTTGVLMEDLLKLLKLHSAGTSAVPASKYFLEKPLAGIVDQFEQHHYCSICTKYLGTSQSQEETLTCVSCSSSITVKASLQEGHFFISIPLKDQLKDILENQGMHDLCFPADDSSRQVVNDICDGTLYQALQSNSEEDFLSLTFNCDGVPVFQSSKFSIWPILCCVNEIPPESRDKHVLLCALWFGSKKPDMTCFFKPFVEECANLSQTGFKWHHPIDQSWRHVKVHPLCCVCDAVARPLLQNFKQFNGEYGCGVCLHPGVQTRKGQGNSRVYTCSDEKPSDRNHKTTVEIGQIAEKEGKTILGIKGPSAIVDLAKFDLINGMVPDYMHCVLLGVCRQMATLWIDSKSYSEPWYIGTQTAIMDRHLLSIKPPGIVARVPRSLTERKFWKAHEWQHWLLYYSLPVLKGILPQKYHSHWALLIEGVSILLGCELSTEQINHAHDALVYFVGGVQALYGEGHMTFNVHSLLHLSQSVVHWGPLWAHSAFMFEAFNGYLLKQVKSSQAVPQQICKRVMLSRAFPRLAKQFLTNAPAEVKDFCNEMRTEKHHVKKFAKFAEVTALGPPNVRLISVGDQAALHTVKQVPTNYVVNYYKRIAVNGEVVHGHTYSKTKQRNNSIVLLKDGSIFRVSHFVDMGDQCLYAIGNYGKCTVQKLARGSLIKTPLSYMSTVHFPTGFHKAINTTQVVGPCMYIQCPQSSSIVCRLLKTYYCK; encoded by the exons ATGtcgaaaagaaaacacaacgtTACTCCCAACACTGAAGAAACAGATTGGTTGAGAGAAAATGTTCCAAGACGTACTTTgacaagatggaaaaaaaggtttgtgcTACGTTTATTTCTTAATGCTGGTGTAATTAATATAGTAACAGTTAACGTTACTGTCGACTGTTTCCTcaggaaaatcaacaaaactTTGAGTGACATtgaaaaacacactgctcaACGACAT GAAATTGATGAAGATGCCAGCCAAAGcaaagagcagagagcagaaccgttcacattaacacag GAAGTTGATGATGATGCCAGCCAAAGAGAAGAGCATAGAGCAGAACCGTTCACATtaacacag GAAAGTGATGAAGATGCCAGccaaagagaagagcagagagcagaaccTTTCACCTTGCCACAG GACAATGTACCCCAAGCAATAGATGATGTCCACACCCATGGACTAACGGAAGAGCAAAGTTGCATCTCGATTCTCTCCTTTGCATTGAGACACAACACTACAGGTGTATTGATGGAAGACCTGCTGAAACTTTTAAAGTTACATTCTGCTGGGACAAGTGCAGTTCCAGCAAGCAAGTATTTTTTGGAGAAACCATTAGCTGGTATTGTAGATCAATTTGAACAACATCATTACTGCAGCATATGTACTAAGTACCTTGGCACTTCACAGTCACAAGAAGAAACACTTACATGCGTGTCATGTTCCTCATCCATAACAGTAAAAGCCAGTTTACAGGAAGGACATTTCTTTATCAGTATTCCATTAAAGGACCAACTGAAAGATATTCTTGAGAATCAGGGTATGCATGatctctgttttcctgctgatGACAGTAGTAGACAAGTAGTAAATGATATATGTGATGGCACCTTATATCAGGCCTTGCAGTCAAACAGTGAAGAGGATTTCCTGTCCCTTACATTTAATTGTGATGGTGTACCAGTCTTTCAGTCCTCTAAATTTAGTATTTGGCCAATACTGTGCTGTGTTAATGAGATACCCCCTGAGAGTAGAGATAAGCATGTACTTTTATGTGCTTTGTGGTTCGGTTCCAAAAAGCCAGACATGACCTGTTTCTTCAAACCATTTGTGGAGGAATGTGCCAATCTTTCACAAACTGGTTTTAAGTGGCATCATCCTATTGATCAGTCATGGAGACACGTGAAGGTGCATccattgtgctgtgtgtgtgatgcagtaGCAAGGCCTTTACTACAGAATTTTAAGCAATTTAATGGTGAATATGGCTGTGGAGTCTGCCTTCACCCTGGGGTGCAAACGAGGAAAGGACAAGGAAACTCAAGGGTTTACACATGTTCAGATGAAAAACCAAGTGACAGAAATCACAAAACCACAGTAGAAATAGGACAAATTGCTGAAAAAGAAGGGAAGACTATATTGGGCATAAAGGGCCCATCTGCCATTGTAGATTTAGCAAAGTTTGATCTAATCAATGGGATGGTCCCTGACTATATGCACTGTGTGTTGCTTGGCGTGTGTAGACAAATGGCGACTTTATGGATCGATTCTAAGAGCTATTCTGAGCCATGGTACATTGGCACACAAACAGCAATCATGGACAGACACCTCTTGTCTATAAAGCCACCAGGTATTGTTGCTCGAGTTCCAAGATCTCTCACTGAACGCAAGTTCTGGAAAGCCCATGAGTGGCAACACTGGCTTCTGTATTATAGCTTGCCAGTTCTGAAAGGCATACTTCCACAGAAGTATCACTCTCATTGGGCGTTACTGATAGAGGGCGTAAGCATTCTGTTGGGATGTGAATTAAGTACAGAGCAGATAAATCACGCCCATGATGCATTAGTATACTTTGTTGGAGGTGTGCAAGCGCTGTATGGGGAAGGGCACATGACATTCAATGTTCATTCACTTCTGCATTTAAGCCAGAGTGTTGTGCATTGGGGTCCATTGTGGGCCCACTCAGCCTTTATGTTTGAAGCTTTCAATGGATACCTCCtgaaacaagtaaaaagtaGTCAAGCTGTACCACAACAAATATGCAAACGAGTAATGTTGTCCCGGGCTTTTCCCCGTTTAGCAAAACAGTTCCTAACAAATGCACCAGCAGAAGTTAAAGATTTCTGTAATGAAATGAGAACCGAAAAGCATCATGTCAAGAAGTTTGCAAAGTTTGCTGAGGTGACTGCCCTTGGTCCACCAAATGTAAGATTAATATCTGTTGGTGATCAAGCTGCTCTCCACACAGTGAAACAGGTTCCCACAAACTATGTGGTGAATTACTACAAGAGAATTGCTGTAAATGGAGAAGTTGTACATGGACATAcctacagcaaaacaaaacaaagaaacaactctATTGTACTTTTGAAGGATGGGAGTATTTTTAGAGTCTCCCACTTTGTTGACATGGGTGATCAGTGTTTATACGCCATAGGGAACTATGGTAAATGCACAGTGCAGAAGTTAGCCAGAGGTTCTCTTATCAAAACTCCACTGAGCTATATGTCAACGGTGCACTTTCCCACAGGCTTTCACAAAGCCATAAACACTACTCAGGTAGTTGGACCATGTATGTATATTCAGTGTCCACAGTCCAGCTCGATTGTATGTCGGCTGCTGAAGACATATTACTGTAAATGA
- the LOC119011063 gene encoding uncharacterized protein LOC119011063 isoform X2: MSKRKHNVTPNTEETDWLRENVPRRTLTRWKKRFVLRLFLNAGVINIVTVNVTVDCFLRKINKTLSDIEKHTAQRHEIDEDASQSKEQRAEPFTLTQESDEDASQREEQRAEPFTLPQDNVPQAIDDVHTHGLTEEQSCISILSFALRHNTTGVLMEDLLKLLKLHSAGTSAVPASKYFLEKPLAGIVDQFEQHHYCSICTKYLGTSQSQEETLTCVSCSSSITVKASLQEGHFFISIPLKDQLKDILENQGMHDLCFPADDSSRQVVNDICDGTLYQALQSNSEEDFLSLTFNCDGVPVFQSSKFSIWPILCCVNEIPPESRDKHVLLCALWFGSKKPDMTCFFKPFVEECANLSQTGFKWHHPIDQSWRHVKVHPLCCVCDAVARPLLQNFKQFNGEYGCGVCLHPGVQTRKGQGNSRVYTCSDEKPSDRNHKTTVEIGQIAEKEGKTILGIKGPSAIVDLAKFDLINGMVPDYMHCVLLGVCRQMATLWIDSKSYSEPWYIGTQTAIMDRHLLSIKPPGIVARVPRSLTERKFWKAHEWQHWLLYYSLPVLKGILPQKYHSHWALLIEGVSILLGCELSTEQINHAHDALVYFVGGVQALYGEGHMTFNVHSLLHLSQSVVHWGPLWAHSAFMFEAFNGYLLKQVKSSQAVPQQICKRVMLSRAFPRLAKQFLTNAPAEVKDFCNEMRTEKHHVKKFAKFAEVTALGPPNVRLISVGDQAALHTVKQVPTNYVVNYYKRIAVNGEVVHGHTYSKTKQRNNSIVLLKDGSIFRVSHFVDMGDQCLYAIGNYGKCTVQKLARGSLIKTPLSYMSTVHFPTGFHKAINTTQVVGPCMYIQCPQSSSIVCRLLKTYYCK; this comes from the exons ATGtcgaaaagaaaacacaacgtTACTCCCAACACTGAAGAAACAGATTGGTTGAGAGAAAATGTTCCAAGACGTACTTTgacaagatggaaaaaaaggtttgtgcTACGTTTATTTCTTAATGCTGGTGTAATTAATATAGTAACAGTTAACGTTACTGTCGACTGTTTCCTcaggaaaatcaacaaaactTTGAGTGACATtgaaaaacacactgctcaACGACAT GAAATTGATGAAGATGCCAGCCAAAGcaaagagcagagagcagaaccgttcacattaacacag GAAAGTGATGAAGATGCCAGccaaagagaagagcagagagcagaaccTTTCACCTTGCCACAG GACAATGTACCCCAAGCAATAGATGATGTCCACACCCATGGACTAACGGAAGAGCAAAGTTGCATCTCGATTCTCTCCTTTGCATTGAGACACAACACTACAGGTGTATTGATGGAAGACCTGCTGAAACTTTTAAAGTTACATTCTGCTGGGACAAGTGCAGTTCCAGCAAGCAAGTATTTTTTGGAGAAACCATTAGCTGGTATTGTAGATCAATTTGAACAACATCATTACTGCAGCATATGTACTAAGTACCTTGGCACTTCACAGTCACAAGAAGAAACACTTACATGCGTGTCATGTTCCTCATCCATAACAGTAAAAGCCAGTTTACAGGAAGGACATTTCTTTATCAGTATTCCATTAAAGGACCAACTGAAAGATATTCTTGAGAATCAGGGTATGCATGatctctgttttcctgctgatGACAGTAGTAGACAAGTAGTAAATGATATATGTGATGGCACCTTATATCAGGCCTTGCAGTCAAACAGTGAAGAGGATTTCCTGTCCCTTACATTTAATTGTGATGGTGTACCAGTCTTTCAGTCCTCTAAATTTAGTATTTGGCCAATACTGTGCTGTGTTAATGAGATACCCCCTGAGAGTAGAGATAAGCATGTACTTTTATGTGCTTTGTGGTTCGGTTCCAAAAAGCCAGACATGACCTGTTTCTTCAAACCATTTGTGGAGGAATGTGCCAATCTTTCACAAACTGGTTTTAAGTGGCATCATCCTATTGATCAGTCATGGAGACACGTGAAGGTGCATccattgtgctgtgtgtgtgatgcagtaGCAAGGCCTTTACTACAGAATTTTAAGCAATTTAATGGTGAATATGGCTGTGGAGTCTGCCTTCACCCTGGGGTGCAAACGAGGAAAGGACAAGGAAACTCAAGGGTTTACACATGTTCAGATGAAAAACCAAGTGACAGAAATCACAAAACCACAGTAGAAATAGGACAAATTGCTGAAAAAGAAGGGAAGACTATATTGGGCATAAAGGGCCCATCTGCCATTGTAGATTTAGCAAAGTTTGATCTAATCAATGGGATGGTCCCTGACTATATGCACTGTGTGTTGCTTGGCGTGTGTAGACAAATGGCGACTTTATGGATCGATTCTAAGAGCTATTCTGAGCCATGGTACATTGGCACACAAACAGCAATCATGGACAGACACCTCTTGTCTATAAAGCCACCAGGTATTGTTGCTCGAGTTCCAAGATCTCTCACTGAACGCAAGTTCTGGAAAGCCCATGAGTGGCAACACTGGCTTCTGTATTATAGCTTGCCAGTTCTGAAAGGCATACTTCCACAGAAGTATCACTCTCATTGGGCGTTACTGATAGAGGGCGTAAGCATTCTGTTGGGATGTGAATTAAGTACAGAGCAGATAAATCACGCCCATGATGCATTAGTATACTTTGTTGGAGGTGTGCAAGCGCTGTATGGGGAAGGGCACATGACATTCAATGTTCATTCACTTCTGCATTTAAGCCAGAGTGTTGTGCATTGGGGTCCATTGTGGGCCCACTCAGCCTTTATGTTTGAAGCTTTCAATGGATACCTCCtgaaacaagtaaaaagtaGTCAAGCTGTACCACAACAAATATGCAAACGAGTAATGTTGTCCCGGGCTTTTCCCCGTTTAGCAAAACAGTTCCTAACAAATGCACCAGCAGAAGTTAAAGATTTCTGTAATGAAATGAGAACCGAAAAGCATCATGTCAAGAAGTTTGCAAAGTTTGCTGAGGTGACTGCCCTTGGTCCACCAAATGTAAGATTAATATCTGTTGGTGATCAAGCTGCTCTCCACACAGTGAAACAGGTTCCCACAAACTATGTGGTGAATTACTACAAGAGAATTGCTGTAAATGGAGAAGTTGTACATGGACATAcctacagcaaaacaaaacaaagaaacaactctATTGTACTTTTGAAGGATGGGAGTATTTTTAGAGTCTCCCACTTTGTTGACATGGGTGATCAGTGTTTATACGCCATAGGGAACTATGGTAAATGCACAGTGCAGAAGTTAGCCAGAGGTTCTCTTATCAAAACTCCACTGAGCTATATGTCAACGGTGCACTTTCCCACAGGCTTTCACAAAGCCATAAACACTACTCAGGTAGTTGGACCATGTATGTATATTCAGTGTCCACAGTCCAGCTCGATTGTATGTCGGCTGCTGAAGACATATTACTGTAAATGA
- the LOC119011063 gene encoding uncharacterized protein LOC119011063 isoform X4 → MEDLLKLLKLHSAGTSAVPASKYFLEKPLAGIVDQFEQHHYCSICTKYLGTSQSQEETLTCVSCSSSITVKASLQEGHFFISIPLKDQLKDILENQGMHDLCFPADDSSRQVVNDICDGTLYQALQSNSEEDFLSLTFNCDGVPVFQSSKFSIWPILCCVNEIPPESRDKHVLLCALWFGSKKPDMTCFFKPFVEECANLSQTGFKWHHPIDQSWRHVKVHPLCCVCDAVARPLLQNFKQFNGEYGCGVCLHPGVQTRKGQGNSRVYTCSDEKPSDRNHKTTVEIGQIAEKEGKTILGIKGPSAIVDLAKFDLINGMVPDYMHCVLLGVCRQMATLWIDSKSYSEPWYIGTQTAIMDRHLLSIKPPGIVARVPRSLTERKFWKAHEWQHWLLYYSLPVLKGILPQKYHSHWALLIEGVSILLGCELSTEQINHAHDALVYFVGGVQALYGEGHMTFNVHSLLHLSQSVVHWGPLWAHSAFMFEAFNGYLLKQVKSSQAVPQQICKRVMLSRAFPRLAKQFLTNAPAEVKDFCNEMRTEKHHVKKFAKFAEVTALGPPNVRLISVGDQAALHTVKQVPTNYVVNYYKRIAVNGEVVHGHTYSKTKQRNNSIVLLKDGSIFRVSHFVDMGDQCLYAIGNYGKCTVQKLARGSLIKTPLSYMSTVHFPTGFHKAINTTQVVGPCMYIQCPQSSSIVCRLLKTYYCK, encoded by the coding sequence ATGGAAGACCTGCTGAAACTTTTAAAGTTACATTCTGCTGGGACAAGTGCAGTTCCAGCAAGCAAGTATTTTTTGGAGAAACCATTAGCTGGTATTGTAGATCAATTTGAACAACATCATTACTGCAGCATATGTACTAAGTACCTTGGCACTTCACAGTCACAAGAAGAAACACTTACATGCGTGTCATGTTCCTCATCCATAACAGTAAAAGCCAGTTTACAGGAAGGACATTTCTTTATCAGTATTCCATTAAAGGACCAACTGAAAGATATTCTTGAGAATCAGGGTATGCATGatctctgttttcctgctgatGACAGTAGTAGACAAGTAGTAAATGATATATGTGATGGCACCTTATATCAGGCCTTGCAGTCAAACAGTGAAGAGGATTTCCTGTCCCTTACATTTAATTGTGATGGTGTACCAGTCTTTCAGTCCTCTAAATTTAGTATTTGGCCAATACTGTGCTGTGTTAATGAGATACCCCCTGAGAGTAGAGATAAGCATGTACTTTTATGTGCTTTGTGGTTCGGTTCCAAAAAGCCAGACATGACCTGTTTCTTCAAACCATTTGTGGAGGAATGTGCCAATCTTTCACAAACTGGTTTTAAGTGGCATCATCCTATTGATCAGTCATGGAGACACGTGAAGGTGCATccattgtgctgtgtgtgtgatgcagtaGCAAGGCCTTTACTACAGAATTTTAAGCAATTTAATGGTGAATATGGCTGTGGAGTCTGCCTTCACCCTGGGGTGCAAACGAGGAAAGGACAAGGAAACTCAAGGGTTTACACATGTTCAGATGAAAAACCAAGTGACAGAAATCACAAAACCACAGTAGAAATAGGACAAATTGCTGAAAAAGAAGGGAAGACTATATTGGGCATAAAGGGCCCATCTGCCATTGTAGATTTAGCAAAGTTTGATCTAATCAATGGGATGGTCCCTGACTATATGCACTGTGTGTTGCTTGGCGTGTGTAGACAAATGGCGACTTTATGGATCGATTCTAAGAGCTATTCTGAGCCATGGTACATTGGCACACAAACAGCAATCATGGACAGACACCTCTTGTCTATAAAGCCACCAGGTATTGTTGCTCGAGTTCCAAGATCTCTCACTGAACGCAAGTTCTGGAAAGCCCATGAGTGGCAACACTGGCTTCTGTATTATAGCTTGCCAGTTCTGAAAGGCATACTTCCACAGAAGTATCACTCTCATTGGGCGTTACTGATAGAGGGCGTAAGCATTCTGTTGGGATGTGAATTAAGTACAGAGCAGATAAATCACGCCCATGATGCATTAGTATACTTTGTTGGAGGTGTGCAAGCGCTGTATGGGGAAGGGCACATGACATTCAATGTTCATTCACTTCTGCATTTAAGCCAGAGTGTTGTGCATTGGGGTCCATTGTGGGCCCACTCAGCCTTTATGTTTGAAGCTTTCAATGGATACCTCCtgaaacaagtaaaaagtaGTCAAGCTGTACCACAACAAATATGCAAACGAGTAATGTTGTCCCGGGCTTTTCCCCGTTTAGCAAAACAGTTCCTAACAAATGCACCAGCAGAAGTTAAAGATTTCTGTAATGAAATGAGAACCGAAAAGCATCATGTCAAGAAGTTTGCAAAGTTTGCTGAGGTGACTGCCCTTGGTCCACCAAATGTAAGATTAATATCTGTTGGTGATCAAGCTGCTCTCCACACAGTGAAACAGGTTCCCACAAACTATGTGGTGAATTACTACAAGAGAATTGCTGTAAATGGAGAAGTTGTACATGGACATAcctacagcaaaacaaaacaaagaaacaactctATTGTACTTTTGAAGGATGGGAGTATTTTTAGAGTCTCCCACTTTGTTGACATGGGTGATCAGTGTTTATACGCCATAGGGAACTATGGTAAATGCACAGTGCAGAAGTTAGCCAGAGGTTCTCTTATCAAAACTCCACTGAGCTATATGTCAACGGTGCACTTTCCCACAGGCTTTCACAAAGCCATAAACACTACTCAGGTAGTTGGACCATGTATGTATATTCAGTGTCCACAGTCCAGCTCGATTGTATGTCGGCTGCTGAAGACATATTACTGTAAATGA